A stretch of the Arvicanthis niloticus isolate mArvNil1 chromosome 30, mArvNil1.pat.X, whole genome shotgun sequence genome encodes the following:
- the LOC143440680 gene encoding vomeronasal type-1 receptor 4-like — protein MDSRDLAIVVIFILQCSVGILRNFSLLLYYLMRHFNKHILKPIDLIVMNMFIANFLIIFSRSVLQTMEMFGTELFFNVFVCKLFLYTERVGRSVSISTVCLLIVFQAITISPSDSCLTGLKVRLPKYTSVSIFLCWVLYLGVNMIPPVYAYIKWNSNNVTYKKTSKYCFSIGRDEFSGLFITTFIVFPEILLAVLIVSSGSSMVVILYRHKQRVQHIHCTYASTRTSPESRATKSILVLVSVFVCFYSLSSILYGCIALFCDAGWWLINITSIISLCFPILGSFLVSHDTALPRFSLSWIRNTRRP, from the coding sequence ATGGATTCCAGGGATCTGGCAATAGTAGTAATATTCATCCTTCAATGTTCTGTGGGAATTCTGAGAAATTTCTCTCTTCTGTTGTACTACTTAATGCGTCATTTTAATAAACACATATTAAAACCAATTGATTTGATTGTCATGAACATGTTCATAGCCAACTTCTTGATTATATTCTCAAGAAGTGTGCTACAGACAATGGAAATGTTTGGGACTGAACTATTCTTCAATGTCTTTGTTTGCAAATTGTTTTTGTATACTGAAAGAGTTGGCAGAAGTGTTTCCATTAGTACCGTCTGTCTCCTGATTGTCTTCCAGGCTATCACCATCAGTCCCAGTGACTCCTGCCTTACTGGTCTTAAAGTAAGACTTCCAAAGTATACTAGTGTTTCTATTTTCCTATGCTGGGTTTTGTATTTGGGAGTAAATATGATTCCACCAGTGTATGCATATATTAAATGGAACAGCAATAATGTGACATATaaaaaaacttcaaaatactGCTTTAGTATAGGTCGTGATGAATTTTCAGGCTTGTTTATTACAACATTTATTGTATTCCCTGAAATCTTGCTTGCTGTCCTTATTGTCTCATCTGGAAGCTCAATGGTTGTCATTTTGTATAGACACAAGCAGAGGGTTCAACATATCCACTGCACTTATGCTTCCACCAGAACATCCCCTGAATCAAGAGCCACTAAAAGCATTTTGGTATTAGTGTCagtctttgtttgcttttattctctctcctccatcttaTATGGTTGCATTGCTCTTTTTTGTGATGCTGGCTGGTGGCTTATAAACATCACGTCCatcatttctctgtgttttcctattTTGGGCTCCTTTCTGGTGAGCCATGATACTGCTTTGCCCAGATTCAGCTTATCCTGGATAAGGAATACAAGAAGaccataa